From the genome of Hymenobacter cellulosilyticus, one region includes:
- a CDS encoding OsmC family protein — protein sequence MSTATARYTGNLRTEAVHSASGTTIFTDAPVDNHGRGESFSPTDLVSAALGTCMMTIMGIVAERQQLNLTGVSFEVQKHMATEPRRIAQIDVTFRMPATLSDKERTILENAARTCPVALSLNPEIRQEVQFLYE from the coding sequence ATGAGCACTGCCACCGCCCGCTACACCGGTAACCTTCGCACCGAAGCTGTTCACTCCGCTTCCGGCACTACTATTTTCACCGACGCCCCCGTAGATAACCACGGCCGGGGAGAGTCATTTTCTCCAACGGACCTGGTCAGCGCGGCGCTGGGCACTTGCATGATGACCATAATGGGCATCGTAGCGGAGCGCCAGCAGCTAAACCTGACCGGGGTTAGCTTCGAGGTGCAGAAACACATGGCTACTGAGCCCCGGCGCATTGCCCAGATTGACGTAACCTTCCGGATGCCCGCAACCTTGTCGGACAAGGAACGGACCATACTCGAAAACGCAGCCCGAACCTGCCCGGTAGCTCTAAGCCTGAACCCCGAAATCCGGCAGGAGGTTCAGTTCCTCTACGAGTAG
- the gcvP gene encoding aminomethyl-transferring glycine dehydrogenase: MILKTKPADVFVDRHNGPDAEAVAAMLRTIGVDSVEQLIDETVPAAIRLKRELNLPAALTERAFLAKFKGIASKNKIYKNYIGLGYHDTALPAVIQRNILENPGWYTAYTPYQAEIAQGRLEALINYQTMVIDLTGLEIANASLLDEGTAAAETMHMFHSQSKKKNATRFFVSDLVLPQTIDLMRTRATPLGIELVVGDHRSVDLSDDSLFGALLQYPAADGQIFDYKDFISKAHDHGIFVTVAADLMALTLLTPPGELGADACVGNSQRFGVPMGYGGPHAGFLATKDAFKRVIPGRIIGQSIDAAGNKAYRMALQTREQHIRREKATSNICTAQVLLSVLAGMYAVYHGPQRIRQFATNIHALTQLLEKELKALGLEQANEFYFDTLNIQLESAELQQAVKREAEAAGINFRYFGESNVGISLHQNTEASDVAFIVAVFAKVLGKSAAEAVEIPEEVELTWPKNLVRTSEYLTHPIFNTHHSEHEMLRYMKQLENKDLSLAHSMIPLGSCTMKLNATAEMIPVTWPEIGSLHPFAPREQAQGYQQIFEDLEAWLCEVTRFAAVSLQPNSGAQGEYAGLLVIRAYHEGNGQGHRNIALIPASAHGTNPASAVMAGMQVVVVKSSDAGEIDVEDLKAKAAQHADNLSCLMVTYPSTHGVYEETIIDICETIHQHGGRVYMDGANMNAQVGLTSPATIGADVCHLNLHKTFCIPHGGGGPGVGPIGVVADLAPYLPGHVVVEVGHKKATGAVSSAPWGSASILPISYAYISMMGGEGLKAATQTAILNANYIKARLEEHYPVLYTGANGRCAHEMILDCRQFKKAGIEVEDIAKRLMDYGYHAPTVSFPVAGTLMVEPTESESKEELDRFCDAMISIRKEITEVESGKADAKDNVLKHAPHTAAAVLSHEWNRPYSREQAVYPLPYTRMAKFWPTVSRIDSAYGDRNLICSCTPLEEYADHEEQLVATDKGPSY, translated from the coding sequence CGGTCCGGATGCTGAGGCAGTGGCCGCCATGCTCCGCACCATCGGGGTAGACTCGGTCGAGCAGCTCATCGACGAAACAGTGCCCGCCGCCATCCGGCTCAAGCGCGAGTTGAACCTGCCCGCTGCCCTCACGGAGCGGGCTTTTTTGGCGAAATTCAAAGGCATTGCCAGTAAGAATAAGATTTACAAGAACTACATCGGCCTGGGCTACCACGACACGGCCCTGCCGGCCGTAATTCAGCGCAACATCCTGGAAAATCCGGGCTGGTACACGGCCTACACGCCCTACCAGGCCGAAATTGCCCAGGGCCGCCTCGAAGCCCTGATCAACTACCAGACCATGGTAATTGACCTTACGGGCCTCGAAATTGCCAACGCCAGCCTGCTCGACGAAGGCACCGCCGCCGCCGAGACCATGCACATGTTCCACAGCCAGAGCAAGAAGAAAAACGCCACGCGCTTCTTCGTTTCGGACCTCGTGCTGCCCCAGACCATTGATTTGATGCGCACCCGCGCCACCCCGCTTGGCATCGAGCTGGTGGTGGGTGACCACCGTTCGGTTGATTTGTCGGACGATTCGCTGTTTGGCGCCCTGCTGCAGTACCCCGCCGCCGACGGCCAGATTTTCGACTACAAAGACTTTATCAGCAAGGCCCACGACCACGGCATTTTCGTGACCGTAGCCGCTGATTTGATGGCCCTGACCCTGCTCACGCCTCCCGGCGAGCTGGGTGCCGACGCCTGCGTGGGCAACTCCCAGCGCTTCGGCGTACCGATGGGGTACGGCGGCCCCCACGCCGGCTTCCTGGCCACCAAAGACGCTTTCAAGCGCGTGATTCCCGGCCGTATCATCGGCCAGAGCATTGATGCGGCCGGCAACAAGGCCTACCGCATGGCCCTGCAGACCCGCGAGCAGCACATCCGCCGCGAAAAAGCTACCTCCAACATCTGCACCGCCCAGGTGCTCTTGTCGGTGCTGGCTGGCATGTACGCTGTGTATCATGGTCCGCAGCGCATCCGCCAGTTTGCCACCAACATCCACGCCCTGACTCAGCTGCTGGAAAAGGAGCTCAAGGCTCTGGGCCTGGAGCAAGCCAACGAGTTCTATTTTGACACGCTCAACATCCAGCTGGAAAGCGCCGAGCTGCAGCAGGCCGTGAAGCGCGAAGCCGAAGCCGCTGGCATCAACTTCCGCTACTTCGGCGAGTCGAACGTGGGCATTTCCCTGCACCAGAACACCGAAGCTTCCGACGTAGCCTTCATCGTGGCCGTGTTTGCCAAGGTGCTGGGTAAGTCGGCCGCGGAAGCCGTGGAAATTCCCGAGGAAGTAGAGCTGACCTGGCCCAAGAACTTGGTCCGCACCTCGGAGTACCTGACCCACCCCATCTTCAACACGCACCACTCCGAGCACGAGATGCTACGCTACATGAAGCAGCTGGAAAACAAGGACCTGAGCCTGGCTCACTCCATGATTCCGCTGGGCTCGTGCACGATGAAGCTCAACGCCACGGCCGAAATGATTCCGGTGACCTGGCCCGAAATCGGTAGCCTCCACCCCTTCGCCCCGCGCGAGCAGGCCCAGGGCTACCAGCAGATTTTCGAGGACCTGGAAGCCTGGCTCTGCGAGGTAACGCGCTTTGCCGCCGTTAGCTTGCAGCCTAACTCGGGCGCCCAGGGGGAATACGCCGGTCTGCTCGTGATTCGCGCCTACCACGAAGGCAACGGCCAGGGTCACCGCAACATTGCTCTGATTCCGGCTTCAGCCCACGGTACCAACCCCGCTTCGGCCGTTATGGCCGGCATGCAGGTGGTAGTTGTGAAAAGCTCGGACGCCGGTGAAATCGATGTAGAAGACCTCAAGGCCAAAGCCGCCCAGCACGCCGACAACCTGAGCTGCCTGATGGTAACCTACCCCAGCACCCACGGTGTGTACGAGGAAACCATCATCGACATCTGCGAGACGATTCACCAGCACGGCGGCCGCGTGTACATGGACGGCGCCAACATGAACGCCCAAGTGGGCCTCACTTCACCCGCCACCATCGGGGCCGACGTGTGCCACCTGAACCTGCACAAGACCTTCTGCATCCCCCACGGCGGCGGCGGCCCCGGCGTAGGCCCCATCGGCGTAGTAGCTGATCTGGCTCCCTACCTGCCCGGTCACGTGGTAGTCGAAGTTGGTCACAAAAAAGCTACCGGCGCCGTTTCGTCGGCTCCCTGGGGCTCAGCCAGCATTCTGCCCATCAGCTACGCCTACATTTCGATGATGGGTGGCGAAGGGCTGAAAGCCGCTACCCAGACGGCTATTCTGAACGCCAACTACATCAAGGCCCGCCTCGAGGAGCATTATCCCGTGCTCTACACCGGTGCCAACGGCCGCTGCGCCCACGAAATGATTCTGGACTGCCGCCAGTTCAAGAAGGCCGGCATCGAGGTCGAGGATATTGCCAAGCGCCTCATGGACTACGGGTACCACGCCCCCACGGTGTCTTTCCCCGTAGCCGGCACCCTGATGGTGGAGCCCACCGAATCGGAAAGCAAGGAGGAGCTGGATCGCTTCTGCGACGCCATGATTTCGATTCGCAAGGAAATTACCGAAGTAGAGTCGGGTAAGGCTGATGCCAAGGATAACGTGCTCAAGCATGCTCCGCACACCGCCGCGGCCGTGCTCAGCCACGAGTGGAACCGGCCTTACTCGCGTGAGCAGGCCGTGTACCCCTTGCCCTACACGCGTATGGCCAAGTTCTGGCCCACCGTTAGCCGCATCGACTCGGCTTACGGCGACCGGAACCTGATCTGCTCCTGCACCCCGCTGGAGGAGTACGCCGACCACGAAGAGCAGCTAGTAGCCACCGACAAAGGACCTTCCTACTAA
- a CDS encoding DUF4136 domain-containing protein, producing MNRISRLFARPLAMAAVGLSLLLGVTSCASSSHVGVTSDFDHSVNFRAYKTWAWYPQQVPDTQGGPAKGYESFLDKRMRTAVEAEMGRKGLTQVEKNPDVYVAYSAKVEDKQRINNNYPPFGGYYGYYGYGYGRGLNSVSEYKEGTVIIDIVDAKRKELAWRGMGEAQVDKQTISEPEVYRIVGSVLGAFPPTDERNSQARR from the coding sequence ATGAACCGCATATCCCGCTTATTTGCCCGTCCGCTGGCCATGGCCGCCGTGGGTCTTTCCTTGCTATTGGGCGTTACTAGCTGCGCTAGTTCTTCCCACGTAGGGGTTACTTCTGATTTCGACCACTCGGTTAACTTCCGGGCCTACAAAACCTGGGCGTGGTATCCGCAGCAGGTACCCGATACCCAGGGTGGGCCAGCTAAGGGCTACGAATCTTTCCTGGACAAGCGCATGCGCACGGCCGTGGAAGCCGAAATGGGCCGCAAGGGTCTGACTCAGGTTGAGAAAAACCCTGACGTGTACGTGGCTTACAGCGCTAAAGTGGAAGATAAGCAGCGTATCAACAATAACTATCCTCCCTTTGGCGGTTACTACGGCTATTATGGCTACGGCTATGGTCGGGGCCTCAACTCGGTATCGGAGTATAAAGAGGGTACCGTCATTATCGACATAGTCGATGCCAAGCGTAAAGAGCTGGCGTGGCGCGGCATGGGCGAAGCCCAAGTCGATAAGCAAACCATTTCCGAGCCAGAAGTGTACCGTATCGTAGGCAGCGTGCTGGGTGCTTTTCCTCCTACCGACGAACGCAACAGCCAGGCTCGACGGTAA
- the ytxJ gene encoding bacillithiol system redox-active protein YtxJ: MSTPWQPLTEAEQLTDIVRESHEHPVLIFKHSTSCSISAAAKSKLERQWPDANLANASIYYLDLLRYRPISAEIANKFGVRHESPQLLLIQDGECRFDASHMSIRLSDVRELVK, translated from the coding sequence ATGAGTACTCCCTGGCAACCCCTCACCGAGGCCGAGCAGCTTACCGACATCGTGCGCGAGTCGCACGAGCATCCGGTCCTGATTTTCAAACACAGCACGAGTTGCTCTATCAGCGCCGCGGCCAAAAGCAAGCTGGAGCGCCAATGGCCCGATGCTAATCTGGCCAACGCGTCTATCTACTACCTGGATCTGCTGCGCTACCGCCCCATTTCCGCCGAAATAGCCAACAAGTTTGGCGTACGCCACGAGTCGCCCCAGCTGCTGCTGATTCAGGACGGCGAGTGCCGTTTCGATGCCTCCCACATGAGCATCCGCCTCAGCGACGTACGCGAATTGGTGAAATAG
- the lipA gene encoding lipoyl synthase: protein MLTLPIIQAETAAPAVPAKPRKPDWLRVKLPVGPEYAKVRRLVDEHKLHTICESGNCPNMGECWGAGTATFMILGNVCTRSCSFCAVATGRPNEYDTDEPRRVAEAIQLMGVKHAVITSVNRDELKDRGASIWLETVVRIKELSPATTIETLIPDVKANWAALDTMIAGGQEVVSHNVETVGSLYRLVRPQAKYDRSLEQIRRTKEAGKRTKSGIMLGLGETKEEMYQAMDDLAANGLDILTLGQYLQPTKRHIEVAEFIHPDLFAHYREEGLRRGLKYVEAGPLVRSSYHAERHVNVPI, encoded by the coding sequence TTGTTGACTTTACCTATCATTCAAGCTGAAACGGCCGCTCCGGCGGTGCCAGCCAAGCCCCGGAAACCGGACTGGCTGCGCGTGAAGCTGCCGGTAGGTCCCGAATATGCCAAAGTGCGCCGCCTGGTAGACGAGCACAAACTGCACACCATCTGCGAAAGCGGCAACTGCCCCAACATGGGTGAGTGCTGGGGTGCCGGCACCGCTACCTTCATGATTCTGGGCAACGTGTGCACGCGTTCCTGCTCGTTTTGCGCCGTGGCCACGGGCCGCCCCAATGAGTACGATACCGACGAGCCCCGGCGCGTGGCCGAAGCCATTCAGCTGATGGGCGTGAAGCACGCCGTAATTACTAGCGTCAACCGCGATGAGCTGAAAGACCGCGGCGCCAGTATCTGGCTTGAAACGGTGGTGCGCATCAAGGAGCTGAGCCCTGCCACAACCATCGAAACCCTGATTCCGGACGTGAAAGCCAACTGGGCCGCGCTGGATACCATGATTGCCGGCGGGCAGGAAGTGGTGTCGCACAACGTGGAAACCGTGGGCAGTCTCTACCGCCTCGTGCGTCCCCAAGCCAAGTACGACCGTAGCCTCGAGCAGATTCGCCGCACGAAGGAAGCTGGTAAGCGCACCAAGTCGGGCATTATGCTGGGCCTGGGCGAAACCAAGGAAGAAATGTACCAGGCCATGGACGACCTGGCGGCCAACGGCCTCGACATTCTGACTTTGGGCCAATACCTGCAGCCTACCAAGCGCCACATCGAAGTAGCCGAGTTCATTCACCCTGACCTGTTCGCGCACTACCGCGAGGAGGGCTTGCGCCGGGGCCTGAAGTACGTAGAAGCTGGTCCGTTGGTACGCAGCAGCTATCACGCCGAGCGCCACGTCAACGTGCCCATCTAA